From Candidatus Pedobacter colombiensis, one genomic window encodes:
- a CDS encoding lysine transporter LysE, which translates to MIFLTLFLGIVLNMLGYIPPGNINLTVVQITITRGIRQALYFIGAFSTVEILFTFGVMRFVQWLSSEINLGNTIDVVMVFMFGILGVLTWRSRKEMPKEDYSKKDSIRYGLLLGVINPMQIPYWLFVGTYLISHEWIDIGYLSLSVFSVGSGIGAALALYGFARFAQYIQEKFTLSSYIVNKSIALLFFALSAYHICKITYIHLIK; encoded by the coding sequence ATGATTTTTTTAACACTCTTTCTGGGTATCGTTTTAAATATGCTGGGATATATTCCCCCGGGGAACATTAACCTGACGGTAGTTCAGATCACAATTACCAGAGGCATCAGACAGGCCTTATATTTTATAGGGGCATTCTCTACTGTAGAAATCCTTTTCACCTTTGGTGTGATGCGCTTTGTACAATGGCTTTCCAGTGAAATTAATCTCGGAAATACCATCGACGTAGTGATGGTATTCATGTTTGGTATTTTGGGAGTTTTAACCTGGAGGTCGAGAAAAGAGATGCCTAAGGAAGATTATTCCAAGAAGGACAGTATTAGGTATGGTTTATTGCTAGGGGTGATTAATCCAATGCAAATCCCTTATTGGCTATTTGTGGGTACTTATCTCATCTCTCACGAATGGATTGATATTGGTTATCTTTCGCTGTCTGTCTTTAGTGTGGGATCGGGGATAGGTGCAGCATTGGCATTGTATGGATTTGCGCGATTTGCACAATACATACAAGAGAAATTTACCTTAAGTAGCTATATCGTTAATAAGAGTATTGCACTGTTATTTTTTGCCTTGTCGGCCTATCATATTTGCAAAATCACCTATATCCATCTTATTAAGTAA
- the uvrA gene encoding excinuclease ABC subunit UvrA: MNKEINKDPHKNIIIKGARVHNLKNIDVAIPKNKLVVITGMSGSGKSSLAFDTLYAEGQRRYVESLSSYARQFMGRMNKPDVDYIKGIAPAIAIEQKVITSNPRSTVGTSTEIYDYLKLLFSRIGKTYSPVSGEIVKRDTVTTVVDFISALGEESVVTIFCPLFPHNNRSLKEELAVLLQKGFLRVSYKEKIHKIEDILEDKDFEDFELIDEHTVNILIDRIVVHADDETLSRIADSVQTAFFEGKGDCYVDYEGKLSHFCDRFELDGIRFEEPTPNFFSFNNPYGACKRCEGYGNVIGIDEDLVIPDKSKSVYDNAIAPWRGEKMREWLNRLIKSADKFNFPIHRPYSELTDKEQQLIWTGNKYFGGLDDFFKELEEQTFKIQYRVMLSRYRGKTNCPDCKGSRLRKDASYVKIADKSIIDVVLMPLASILDFFENLNLSETDQKISKRLLAEIVNRVLYLNNVGLGYLTLNRLSNTLSGGESQRINLATSLGSSLVGSIYVLDEPSIGLHPRDTNKLIGVLESLRNVGNTVLVVEHEEEMMKAADHIIDIGPEAGTHGGNLVFSGTYEEIIKDKNSLTGRYLSGEEKIAVPTRRRNWKDHVLIKGARENNLKNIDVKIPLGVFTVVSGVSGSGKTSLIKKIFYPALQKAIGNYSGEQTGAYDGIFGNYELVSQVEMVDQNPIGRSSRSNPVTYVKAWDDVRALFSALPASKAAGLKPAAFSFNVEGGRCDVCQGEGEVKIEMQFMADIYLPCETCGGRRFKQQVLDITYQDKNVADILDLTIEEAVAFFSNEPKILQKLQPLVDVGLGYVHLGQSSNTLSGGEAQRIKLASFLIKGNNANKTMFIFDEPTTGLHFHDIKKLLIALNTLIEQGNSILVIEHNMDMIKSADWVIDIGPEGGDKGGNVVFEGTPEDLLGVSASYTATYLKEHMKSV, from the coding sequence ATGAATAAGGAAATCAATAAAGATCCACATAAAAATATAATCATAAAGGGTGCCAGAGTTCATAATCTTAAAAATATAGATGTAGCCATACCTAAAAATAAGCTTGTTGTGATTACAGGAATGTCGGGTTCCGGTAAGTCATCGCTGGCCTTTGATACCTTATATGCCGAAGGGCAACGCCGCTATGTAGAAAGCTTATCCTCTTATGCCCGCCAGTTTATGGGACGTATGAATAAGCCTGATGTTGATTACATTAAAGGAATTGCGCCGGCAATAGCGATTGAGCAAAAGGTAATCACTTCAAATCCACGCTCTACGGTGGGTACTTCAACAGAGATCTATGATTATCTAAAATTACTTTTTTCCAGAATAGGGAAGACCTATTCGCCGGTGTCAGGGGAAATAGTGAAAAGAGACACGGTAACTACTGTTGTTGATTTTATTTCCGCTTTAGGCGAGGAAAGCGTAGTGACCATATTTTGTCCATTATTTCCACACAATAACAGATCCTTAAAGGAGGAGCTAGCAGTGCTTTTGCAGAAAGGTTTCTTAAGAGTCTCTTACAAAGAAAAGATCCACAAAATTGAGGATATTCTGGAAGATAAAGATTTTGAGGATTTCGAGCTCATAGATGAGCATACTGTTAATATATTGATTGATAGGATTGTTGTTCATGCTGACGATGAAACGCTAAGCCGTATTGCAGATTCTGTGCAAACCGCTTTTTTCGAAGGTAAAGGCGATTGTTATGTGGACTATGAAGGTAAACTCAGCCATTTTTGCGATAGATTTGAGCTTGATGGTATTCGTTTTGAAGAACCCACACCTAATTTTTTCAGTTTTAACAATCCCTATGGGGCATGTAAAAGGTGCGAAGGTTACGGAAACGTGATTGGTATAGACGAAGATCTGGTTATTCCTGATAAGAGTAAAAGTGTATACGATAATGCAATTGCACCCTGGAGAGGGGAAAAGATGCGTGAGTGGCTCAATAGGCTGATTAAAAGCGCAGATAAGTTTAATTTCCCTATCCATAGACCATACAGTGAATTAACGGACAAAGAACAGCAGTTAATCTGGACTGGGAATAAGTACTTTGGGGGATTGGACGATTTCTTTAAGGAGCTGGAAGAGCAAACGTTTAAAATTCAATACCGTGTGATGCTTTCCAGATACCGGGGCAAAACCAACTGTCCGGATTGTAAAGGCTCCAGATTGCGCAAAGATGCTTCTTATGTTAAAATAGCTGATAAATCTATCATTGATGTGGTATTGATGCCACTGGCAAGCATATTGGATTTTTTTGAAAACCTGAACCTCTCAGAAACGGATCAGAAAATTTCAAAGCGATTACTAGCCGAAATTGTAAACAGGGTGCTATACTTAAACAATGTCGGATTGGGATATTTAACCTTAAATAGACTTTCAAATACGCTTTCGGGTGGAGAATCACAACGTATCAATCTGGCTACCTCACTAGGAAGCAGCCTGGTCGGCTCTATTTATGTACTGGACGAGCCAAGTATAGGTTTACATCCGAGGGATACCAATAAGCTGATAGGCGTATTGGAATCGCTCAGAAATGTGGGTAACACAGTTCTGGTTGTGGAGCATGAAGAAGAAATGATGAAAGCGGCCGATCATATTATAGATATTGGTCCGGAAGCCGGAACGCATGGAGGTAACCTGGTATTTAGCGGAACCTATGAGGAGATCATTAAAGATAAAAATAGCTTAACCGGGCGTTACCTTTCCGGCGAAGAGAAAATTGCAGTTCCCACAAGGCGAAGAAACTGGAAAGATCATGTTCTGATTAAAGGGGCAAGAGAGAATAACCTTAAAAATATAGATGTAAAAATTCCTTTAGGTGTATTTACAGTTGTTAGTGGGGTTTCAGGATCTGGTAAAACGAGTTTAATCAAAAAGATTTTTTATCCTGCTTTACAAAAGGCAATTGGTAATTATTCGGGAGAGCAAACTGGCGCATACGACGGTATATTTGGTAATTATGAATTGGTAAGCCAGGTAGAGATGGTAGATCAGAACCCGATAGGGCGCTCATCAAGGTCAAATCCTGTTACTTACGTCAAAGCATGGGACGATGTTCGTGCATTATTCTCTGCCTTACCGGCTTCAAAAGCGGCTGGATTAAAGCCGGCGGCTTTCTCTTTTAATGTGGAAGGTGGTCGCTGCGATGTTTGCCAGGGAGAAGGAGAGGTGAAAATAGAAATGCAGTTTATGGCTGATATTTACCTGCCTTGTGAAACCTGCGGTGGCCGTAGATTTAAGCAACAGGTTTTAGACATCACCTACCAGGATAAAAATGTAGCAGACATATTAGATCTTACCATCGAAGAAGCGGTAGCATTCTTTAGTAATGAGCCTAAAATATTACAGAAACTACAACCGTTAGTTGATGTAGGCTTAGGGTATGTGCATTTGGGCCAGTCATCCAATACTTTATCTGGTGGAGAGGCGCAGCGTATTAAGCTGGCATCTTTCCTGATCAAAGGAAATAATGCGAATAAAACCATGTTCATTTTTGATGAACCTACAACGGGACTGCATTTTCATGACATCAAAAAGTTATTGATTGCGTTAAATACCTTAATAGAACAAGGCAACTCCATATTGGTGATTGAACATAATATGGACATGATAAAGTCTGCAGATTGGGTAATAGATATTGGGCCTGAAGGGGGAGATAAAGGTGGAAATGTTGTTTTTGAAGGAACTCCGGAAGATCTTTTAGGTGTAAGCGCATCATATACTGCAACGTACCTAAAAGAGCACATGAAGTCTGTATGA
- a CDS encoding sigma-70 family RNA polymerase sigma factor: MKLQQTNDQELVKLYLNGDETVLEELLKRHKTKIYTSIYLLVKDQYLAEDIFQDAFIKVINTLRSGRYNEEGKFLPWVMRIAHNLVIDYFRREKRAPVITSADGTDVFNLLQFHEENAEDKMLREQTHIDLRAMIHLLPDDQKEVLIMRHYADLSFKDIADLTDVSINTALGRMRYALNNLRKMMKVKEIS; the protein is encoded by the coding sequence ATGAAACTACAACAAACAAATGACCAGGAATTGGTTAAGTTATACCTTAACGGTGATGAAACCGTTTTGGAAGAACTTTTAAAAAGGCATAAAACAAAAATCTATACATCTATATATTTATTGGTTAAAGATCAGTATCTGGCCGAAGATATATTTCAAGATGCGTTTATTAAGGTTATTAACACATTACGGTCCGGTCGTTATAATGAAGAAGGCAAGTTCTTGCCTTGGGTGATGCGTATTGCGCATAACCTGGTTATAGATTATTTCAGGCGCGAAAAAAGAGCCCCTGTAATTACAAGTGCTGATGGAACGGATGTTTTTAACCTACTTCAATTTCATGAAGAGAACGCCGAGGATAAAATGTTGAGAGAGCAAACTCATATTGATTTAAGGGCAATGATCCATTTATTGCCTGATGATCAAAAAGAAGTTTTGATTATGCGTCATTATGCCGATCTAAGCTTTAAGGATATTGCAGATCTTACTGATGTAAGCATTAATACAGCTTTAGGACGTATGCGCTATGCATTAAACAATCTTCGTAAGATGATGAAAGTGAAAGAAATTTCTTGA
- the nth gene encoding endonuclease III produces the protein MLKKERYQLFVSHFSARQPNAETELHYNNPFQLLVAVILSAQCTDKRINQVTPALFQRFPNAKALAETTPDIVFDYIRSVSYPNNKAKHLVGMANMLLNEFNNEVPSDVKQLQKMPGVGRKTANVIASVIYNAPAMAVDTHVFRVANRIGLTAGKTPLAVEKDLVKNLPEHTIHIAHHWLILHGRYVCVARTPKCSICEITHFCKYFQKNKKITKIFSDPEDLTK, from the coding sequence ATGCTCAAAAAAGAAAGATATCAGCTTTTTGTGTCCCATTTTTCTGCTCGCCAGCCAAATGCTGAGACAGAATTACATTATAATAATCCTTTCCAATTATTGGTCGCAGTTATTTTATCTGCACAATGTACCGACAAAAGGATTAATCAGGTTACTCCTGCTTTATTTCAGCGTTTTCCAAATGCAAAAGCACTGGCCGAAACAACTCCTGATATTGTGTTTGATTACATCAGAAGTGTAAGCTATCCCAATAATAAGGCAAAACATTTAGTTGGAATGGCAAATATGCTATTAAATGAATTTAACAACGAGGTGCCTTCAGATGTAAAACAATTGCAGAAAATGCCAGGTGTAGGAAGGAAAACAGCTAATGTAATTGCTTCCGTGATTTATAATGCCCCGGCAATGGCGGTCGACACCCATGTTTTTAGGGTTGCTAACAGAATTGGCTTAACGGCTGGCAAAACACCATTGGCAGTAGAAAAAGATCTCGTTAAAAATTTACCTGAGCATACCATTCATATAGCACACCATTGGCTAATCTTACACGGAAGATATGTTTGTGTAGCCAGAACGCCCAAGTGTAGCATTTGCGAGATCACACATTTCTGTAAATATTTCCAAAAAAATAAAAAAATAACTAAAATATTTAGTGATCCGGAGGACCTCACAAAATAA
- the recA gene encoding recombinase RecA: MSINADKLKALQLTLDKLEKSYGKGTVMKLGDNPVEPIESISTGSISLDIALGIGGIPKGRVIEIYGPESSGKTTLATHVIAEAQRKGGMAAFIDAEHAFDKSYAKKLGVDVDNLLISQPDNGEQALEIADNLIRSGAIDVIVIDSVAALVPKAEIEGEMGDSKMGLHARLMSQALRKLTGTIAKTGCCCIFINQLREKIGVMFGNPETTTGGNALKFYASVRLDIRRTSQIKDSDEVAGNRVKVKIVKNKVAPPFRVAEFDIMFGEGISKTGEIIDLGVDFNIIKKAGSWFSYGDTKLGQGRDAVKQLLLDNPELSEEIEAKIRTEVTGERLEELA; this comes from the coding sequence ATGAGCATAAACGCAGACAAACTAAAAGCGCTACAACTTACTTTAGATAAGTTAGAAAAATCATATGGTAAGGGTACAGTGATGAAATTAGGAGACAATCCGGTAGAACCTATTGAATCTATATCTACCGGATCTATCAGTTTAGATATTGCATTAGGCATTGGTGGAATCCCAAAAGGCAGAGTTATCGAAATATACGGACCTGAATCATCGGGTAAAACAACTTTGGCTACACACGTTATTGCTGAAGCACAGAGAAAAGGTGGAATGGCTGCATTTATTGACGCGGAACATGCTTTTGATAAAAGTTATGCAAAAAAACTAGGTGTTGACGTAGATAATCTATTGATATCACAACCTGACAATGGCGAGCAGGCTTTAGAAATTGCTGATAACCTGATCCGTTCTGGTGCTATCGATGTAATTGTAATTGACTCTGTTGCTGCTTTGGTACCAAAAGCAGAGATTGAAGGTGAAATGGGTGATTCTAAAATGGGCTTACATGCCCGCTTAATGTCGCAAGCCTTACGTAAACTTACCGGAACAATAGCTAAAACGGGATGCTGCTGTATTTTTATCAATCAATTGCGCGAAAAAATTGGTGTAATGTTTGGTAACCCTGAAACTACAACCGGTGGTAATGCCCTTAAGTTTTATGCATCTGTTCGTTTAGATATCCGCAGAACATCTCAAATCAAAGATTCGGACGAAGTAGCAGGAAATAGAGTAAAAGTAAAAATTGTTAAAAATAAAGTTGCCCCTCCTTTCCGTGTTGCAGAATTTGACATCATGTTTGGTGAAGGTATTTCTAAAACAGGTGAGATCATTGATCTTGGTGTCGATTTTAACATCATCAAAAAGGCAGGATCCTGGTTCTCTTATGGAGATACTAAACTTGGACAAGGTAGAGATGCAGTTAAACAATTGCTATTGGATAACCCGGAGCTATCTGAAGAGATCGAAGCAAAAATACGTACTGAAGTTACCGGAGAAAGACTAGAAGAATTGGCTTAA
- the tsaD gene encoding tRNA (adenosine(37)-N6)-threonylcarbamoyltransferase complex transferase subunit TsaD gives MSVILAIESSCDETSVAICNNGKITANVIANQTIHENYGGVIPELASRVHQQNIVPVIQQALTDAKVSKKELSAVAFTRGPGLLGSLLVGVSFAKSFALALDLPLVAVNHMHAHILAHFIDDPKPKFPFLCLTVSGGHTQIVLVKDYFDMEIVGETLDDAAGEAFDKTAKILSLPYPGGPLIDKHAKIGNPKAFKFPEPQIKGLNYSFSGLKTSILYFIRAQEKENPNFIADHLNDICASVQDSIVHILLNKLKKAALQYGVKEIAIAGGVSANSGLRLALQSMADQLSWNVYIPAFEYCTDNAAMIAIAGYYKYLNGDFVGQDVAPLSRMEF, from the coding sequence GTGTCTGTAATACTTGCGATAGAATCTTCTTGCGATGAAACCTCAGTTGCCATTTGTAACAACGGCAAAATTACTGCCAATGTTATTGCAAACCAAACAATTCATGAAAATTATGGTGGTGTAATACCCGAGCTTGCCTCAAGAGTACATCAGCAGAATATTGTTCCGGTTATTCAACAAGCATTAACTGATGCTAAAGTTAGTAAAAAGGAGCTTAGTGCAGTTGCTTTCACTAGAGGGCCAGGGTTGTTAGGATCATTGTTGGTTGGGGTATCATTCGCGAAATCTTTTGCATTGGCACTTGATTTACCTTTAGTAGCTGTAAATCATATGCACGCGCATATTCTGGCTCACTTTATTGATGATCCAAAACCTAAATTTCCTTTTCTTTGTCTTACTGTTTCGGGTGGGCATACCCAGATTGTTCTGGTCAAAGATTATTTTGATATGGAAATTGTTGGGGAGACTTTAGATGATGCTGCGGGCGAAGCATTTGATAAAACTGCTAAGATATTGAGTTTACCTTATCCAGGTGGACCATTAATAGATAAACACGCAAAAATAGGAAACCCAAAAGCTTTTAAATTCCCTGAACCTCAAATCAAAGGCCTGAATTATAGTTTTAGTGGTTTAAAAACCTCAATATTATATTTTATCAGAGCCCAGGAAAAGGAGAATCCTAATTTTATTGCCGATCATTTGAATGATATTTGTGCATCTGTTCAAGATAGTATTGTACATATTTTGCTGAATAAACTGAAGAAGGCTGCATTACAATACGGGGTAAAGGAAATTGCGATTGCTGGTGGTGTTTCTGCTAATAGTGGTTTAAGACTGGCTTTGCAAAGTATGGCCGATCAATTGAGCTGGAATGTTTATATTCCGGCATTTGAGTATTGTACGGATAATGCGGCAATGATTGCAATAGCAGGGTATTATAAGTATCTAAATGGGGATTTTGTTGGGCAAGATGTTGCTCCGCTCTCAAGAATGGAGTTTTAA